One window of the uncultured Paludibaculum sp. genome contains the following:
- the fliE gene encoding flagellar hook-basal body complex protein FliE: MTIPPISPIQLPRQIGQILNQPGGSGASFQSAMTGAMEAVNSIQHEANASIESFLNGEGQDLHKVALDQQRAGIAFDLFLQVRNKVVTAYQEVMRMQV, translated from the coding sequence ATGACGATTCCGCCCATTTCACCCATCCAGCTCCCGCGTCAGATCGGCCAGATCCTGAATCAGCCCGGAGGATCCGGCGCCAGCTTTCAATCCGCCATGACCGGAGCAATGGAAGCCGTCAATTCCATCCAGCACGAGGCGAATGCCAGCATCGAGAGCTTCCTGAATGGGGAAGGACAGGACCTGCACAAGGTCGCGCTCGACCAGCAGCGGGCTGGCATCGCCTTCGACCTCTTCCTGCAGGTACGCAACAAGGTCGTCACGGCCTACCAGGAAGTGATGCGGATGCAGGTGTGA
- the flgC gene encoding flagellar basal body rod protein FlgC: protein MSLFNLLSVSASGMAAQRARAEVIVENLANSETTRTSEGGPYRRKDVVFESEPQGSPFSAVFQTEISDGSMGVGVSQVLEDTRPPDMRYQPGHPHADAKGYVAYPHVSPAEEMVDLMGATRGYQANVAAISAVKDMVAKSIDLMR, encoded by the coding sequence ATGAGTCTCTTCAATCTCCTCTCCGTCAGCGCCTCTGGCATGGCCGCTCAACGCGCACGCGCCGAAGTCATCGTCGAGAACCTCGCCAACTCCGAAACCACGCGCACCTCGGAAGGCGGCCCCTACCGCCGCAAAGACGTCGTCTTCGAGTCGGAACCGCAAGGCTCGCCGTTCTCGGCCGTCTTCCAGACCGAGATCTCTGACGGGTCCATGGGGGTGGGCGTCTCTCAGGTCCTCGAGGATACGCGCCCGCCTGACATGCGCTATCAGCCCGGCCACCCCCACGCCGACGCCAAGGGCTACGTTGCCTACCCGCATGTCAGCCCGGCCGAGGAGATGGTCGATCTGATGGGCGCCACGCGCGGCTACCAGGCCAACGTCGCGGCCATCTCCGCCGTGAAAGACATGGTCGCCAAGTCCATCGATCTGATGAGGTAG